A stretch of Caenorhabditis elegans chromosome IV DNA encodes these proteins:
- the cht-3 gene encoding Chitinase-like protein C25A8.4 (Confirmed by transcript evidence) has product MGIKTLIWLSILVVGIYCEISDEDAPVHYCFVNPPPKTRLSPNLLQNITTCTHLVYGSIPIDRDTGYPQYSVSDVESGYDIDNIRTFMRLRKYHPNAKLLMGVVRTKPFEDAATSVKVANGLRSHVKSKRFDGLFVTFNGIHLEYRASTSFLETISKDKKMSLTFGVTGRRVFAFDALRRLQEINDLVEYIYLDMGELPSNEELARVTHINPLFYNGSIPFEETIQGTVEELSKEGILPSRIVVGLTAGGWKFEIKETQDPLKISHGQYAENNGKRVSYQDACRARGAVIYDWQTMNEITVYRQTWMSVNLPTIKAMGEKMKWILGQKFAGIGISHALFDDPRGDCGTDPLPAHRLVMELIRNTIPANPAKCTRLCYLDPEEVEETFPIDNLKSDYCSHIVVPYFALDLSDKMIEEDKAEDLVKKIDDWRSKIVEVAPRLILSVGSKQASTIWQFLLGNDFHRKELAEGLVKAINSTNADGLEISWTSQPMVSDFDKKNLKSFINDIVAADTAKMVEIVVATSQQSAYSDFYDYEHLNKTASLIVLHSHRLHSDSLPFTGHPSPLRATSSMTNQKMSWESLLSHWVEKRVLPSKLVLSLSASTLSMQSLADVRSSAATPFGQSAFVSMLRSKKGDIHSQQEICESLKSGTGVTHWVDGAEVPYLRRYDQMVAYENTRSAHIKAVWASMEGVGGLALHNMHQDDPSAVCDNRTAFPILNALSRAQVCQTCLKQHDFKKCEQHDFVVSCNFELKRSTPVFKTDIVPYERCTEVVVEQATLTLGGNVNFNDVQQEQVVKNLTSLRSKMVKCGMVLSLSCGDSEKYLNSILGDNMTFAIGNVMNIMEKYKFSGVQLDCEKVIRRGNHIYFNTFVKKLAQKFESGKASNGCNRTLSARFSHYTQKPSTYYSVSLLNRLSHIALRMTDKHSVDLPFFFNHTKPEFPSTEKFVNIWKNVGLKPDKLVLELSPFGWQTGKKVGEKKKMTQGVNCVTAGNRAVYEHDYETLTGMTKHENGTINMPMIEDFRYKIGYIQREQLGGIALNVNGDDYTGICGRGSFPILKSVYSSHKCR; this is encoded by the exons ATGGGTATAAAAACCCTCATTTGGCTGTCAATACTTGTAGTAGGCATATACTGTGAGATAAGTGATGAAGATGCTCCTGTTCATTATTGTTTTGTCAATCCTCCACCG aaaactcGTCTCTCCCCAAATCTTCTTCAAAACATCACAACGTGCACCCATTTAGTGTATGGAAGTATTCCAATTGATCGAGACACTGGATATCCACAGTACAGTGTATCCGATGTTGAGTCTGGATATGATATTGACAATATTCGAACTTTCATGAGATTGAGAAAATATCATCCAAATGCCAAACTCTTGATGGGAGTTGTTAGAACAAAACCGTTTGAAGACGCGGCTACATCGGTGAAGGTTGCAAACGGGCTCCGATCTCATGTGAAGAGCAA aagattcGATGGTTTATTTGTAACTTTCAACGGCATTCACCTTGAGTATCGAGCCTCAACGAGTTTTCTTGAAACGatttcaaaagacaaaaagatGTCGTTAACATTTGGAGTCACAGGAAGAAGAGTTTTTGCATTTGATGCATTAAGACGACTTCAAGAAATCAATGATCTCGTTGAGTATATCTATTTGGATATGGGAGAATTGCCA TCAAACGAGGAACTTGCCAGAGTCACACACATAAATCCACTTTTCTATAATGGATCAATTCCGTTTGAGGAAACAATTCAAGGAACTGTCGAAGA gtTGTCAAAAGAAGGAATTCTCCCTTCACGTATCGTAGTTGGACTGACTGCTGGAggatggaaatttgaaatcaaagaGACTCAAGATCCATTAAAAATCTCTCATGGACAATATGCTGAGAATAATGGAAAACGAGTTTCTTATCAAGATGCTTGTAGAGCTAGAGGAGCTGTCATTTATGATTGGCAGACTATGAATGAAATTACCGTGTACCGTCAGACGTGGATGAGTGTTAATCTACCAACAATTAAGGCTATGGGAGAAAAG ATGAAATGGATATTGGGTCAAAAGTTTGCTGGAATTGGTATTAGCCACGCCCTCTTCGATGATCCACGTGGAGACTGTGGTACAGATCCGTTGCCAGCTCATCGTCTTGTCATGGAACTAATTCGTAATACTATTCCTGCGAATCCAGCCAAATGTACAAGACTCTGCTATTTGGATCCGGAGGAGGTTGAGGAAACATTCCCAATTGATAATCTGAAATCTGACTACTGTAGTCATATTGTTGTTCCATACTTCGCCCTTGATCTCTCCGACAAAATGATTGAAGAGGATAAAGCCGAAGATCTGgtgaagaaaattgatgattgGAGAAGCAAAATAGTTGAAGTGGCACCGAGG CTTATTCTTTCTGTCGGATCAAAACAAGCCTCAACAATATGGCAATTCCTCCTTGGAAACGATTTTCATAGAAAAGAACTTGCTGAAGGTCTTGTTAAAGCAATCAATTCAACAAACGCAGATGGGCTTGAGATTTCGTGGACTTCTCAACCAATGGTCAGCGATTTTGATAAGAAGAATTTGAAATCATTTATCAATGATATCGTCGCAGCGGACACAGCAAAGATGGTGGAGATCGTTGTGGCAACTTCACAACAGAGCGCTTATTCGGACTTTTATGATTATGAGCATTTGAACAA aactgcATCACTAATTGTCCTTCACTCTCATCGTCTTCACTCGGATTCTCTTCCATTCACAGGACATCCTTCACCTCTTCGTGCCACTTCATCAATGactaatcaaaaaatgagttggGAATCGTTGCTCTCTCACTGGGTCGAAAAACGTGTACTCCCTTCAAAACTTGTATTGTCTCTGAGTGCATCCACTTTATCCATGCAATCACTTGCTGATGTGAGAAGCTCAGCTGCAACTCCATTTGGACAATCAGCTTTTGTGTCAATGTTGAGATCGAAAAAAGGAGATATTCATAGTCAGCAGGAGATCTGTGAAAGCCTGAAGTCTGGAACTGGTGTCACTCATTGGGTTGATGGAGCTGAAGTACCATATTTGAG ACGATACGATCAAATGGTAGCATATGAGAATACTCGTAGTGCTCACATCAAAGCAGTATGGGCATCAATGGAAGGTGTTGGAGGACTTGCTCTTCACAACATGCACCAGGACGATCCGAGTGCAGTTTGTGATAACCGTACTGCATTCCCCATTTTAAATGCTCTTTCTCGTGCTCAAGTTTGTCAGACTTGCCTGAAACAGCATGACTTCAAAAAGTGTGAACAACACGATTTCGTGGTTAGctgcaattttgaattgaagagGAGCACTC ctgttttCAAAACGGACATTGTCCCATACGAGCGTTGCACGGAAGTTGTCGTTGAGCAGGCAACACTCACTTTAGGTGGAAATGTGAATTTCAATGATGTTCAACAAGAACAAGTTGTTAAGAATTTG ACATCATTGAGGTCAAAAATGGTTAAATGTGGAATGGTGCTTTCACTATCATGCGGTGATTctgagaaatatttgaattcaattcTTGGTG ACAACATGACATTTGCAATTGGCAACGTGATGAATATTATggaaaagtacaaattttctGGAGTACAATTGGATTGTGAAAAAGTGATTCGCAGAGGAAACCAT ATTTACTTCAACACATtcgtcaaaaaattggcaCAGAAGTTTGAAAGCGGCAAGGCTTCCAATGGGTGTAACAGGACACTTTCAGCAAG attttcccatTACACACAAAAGCCGTCAACGTACTACAGTGTATCTCTATTGAATCGTCTGTCTCACATTGCATTAAGAATGACTGATAAACATTCCGTTGATCTTCCATTCTTCTTCAATCACACAAAGCCTGAGTTCCCGTCAACTGAgaaatttgtgaatatttGGAAGAATGTGGGACTGAAACCGGATAAGCTAGTTTTGGAACTCTCGCCATTTGGTTGGCAGACTGGAAAGAAAGTGggggagaagaagaaaatgacaCAAGGAGTTAATTGTGTAACTGCTGGGAATAGAGCTGTCTACGAACATGATTATGAAACATTGACAGGAATGACCAAACATGAAAATGGAACTATCAACATGCCAATGATTGAAGATTTTAGATACAAA attggttACATCCAACGTGAACAGCTCGGCGGTATTGCATTGAATGTAAATGGAGATGACTATACTGGAATCTGTGGGCGTGGATCATTCCCAATTCTGAAATCTGTTTATAGTTCCCATAAGTGTcgttaa